One Aerococcus urinaeequi DNA segment encodes these proteins:
- a CDS encoding CadD family cadmium resistance transporter: protein MEIIISSMLVFISTSIDYLVVLTILFSTMNTGKQRSIYIGQYIGTGLLVGFSLIAAYFLNFIPQDWVIGLLGLLPLILGIRAIFIDEDVDEKDLEEKMSHRQSEVASVVALTIALGGDNLGIYIPYFTGMSFQEVMVVILVFIIGIFTLCYLSKRLASVPMIGEVVERYEKVIVPVVFIGLGIFILLENGTIQHLWSLIA, encoded by the coding sequence ATGGAAATAATTATATCTTCAATGTTAGTTTTTATCTCTACGTCCATCGATTATTTGGTTGTTTTAACGATTCTTTTCTCTACCATGAATACGGGTAAACAACGATCAATTTATATTGGCCAATATATTGGAACGGGGTTGCTCGTTGGCTTTAGTCTCATTGCAGCGTACTTCTTGAACTTTATTCCACAAGATTGGGTGATCGGATTACTTGGTTTACTTCCTTTGATTCTGGGGATTCGGGCCATTTTCATCGATGAAGATGTAGATGAAAAGGACTTAGAAGAAAAGATGTCGCATAGACAGTCAGAAGTTGCGAGTGTGGTTGCTCTGACCATTGCCCTTGGCGGAGATAATTTGGGGATTTATATTCCTTACTTTACTGGAATGTCCTTCCAGGAAGTCATGGTTGTGATCCTTGTTTTTATCATTGGGATTTTTACCTTGTGTTATTTATCCAAACGATTAGCTTCGGTTCCTATGATTGGTGAAGTAGTTGAGCGTTACGAAAAAGTCATCGTACCAGTCGTTTTCATTGGCTTGGGTATTTTTATTCTGTTAGAGAATGGTACGATTCAACATCTTTGGTCACTGATTGCATAG
- the rlmD gene encoding 23S rRNA (uracil(1939)-C(5))-methyltransferase RlmD: MKAKYTTPIQKNETFEGTIEDLTFQGLGVAKVEGYPLFVENALPGETGTIKVLSTGKKYGYGKMMDWQTTSPDRVDILDKVSSQVGTMPLQHMTYEAQLAFKQKQVANAFRKFGLSEGKTIHPTVGADNAFAYRNKAQVPIGVNAEGKLYSGFYRKNSHDILPVEDYKIQLPGIDEAIAQIVDIFNQFGLSGYNEEKHYGLVRNLVIRKGYYTDQMMVIIVVNGKSLPNEEAIVAEIVEKLPNVVSIMLNVNTKKTNVVMAGHEQFLYGTDRYEDKMFDFTFEISSKSFFQINTPQAEKLYQLAIDAADLSGDETVIDAYSGIGTITMALAQKAKKVYGVEIVSESVKMAKNNAARNFISNVHFETGQAETVMGEWVKAGVQPDVVVVDPPRKGLEDSFIQSTIEADPEKIVYVSCNPTTMARDIAKFVEAGYDFDAVQPLDMFPQTWHVETVTLLEKKR, translated from the coding sequence ATGAAAGCAAAATATACAACACCAATACAAAAAAACGAAACATTTGAAGGTACAATTGAAGATTTAACCTTCCAAGGATTAGGCGTTGCCAAAGTAGAAGGCTACCCTTTATTTGTGGAGAATGCATTACCAGGCGAAACTGGTACGATTAAAGTCCTTTCAACAGGTAAAAAATACGGTTACGGCAAAATGATGGACTGGCAAACAACGTCACCAGACCGTGTTGACATTTTGGATAAAGTGTCAAGTCAAGTAGGGACTATGCCATTACAACACATGACTTATGAAGCACAACTAGCCTTTAAACAAAAACAAGTAGCCAATGCTTTCCGCAAATTTGGTTTAAGTGAAGGTAAAACAATCCACCCAACTGTAGGCGCAGATAATGCATTCGCCTACCGTAATAAAGCGCAAGTGCCAATCGGTGTTAACGCTGAAGGGAAATTATACTCAGGTTTCTACCGCAAAAATTCACATGACATTTTACCTGTGGAAGATTATAAAATCCAACTACCAGGAATTGATGAAGCTATCGCACAAATTGTAGATATCTTTAATCAATTTGGTTTAAGTGGCTATAACGAAGAAAAACACTATGGTTTAGTTCGTAACCTAGTGATTCGTAAAGGTTATTACACAGACCAAATGATGGTTATCATTGTGGTTAATGGTAAATCTTTACCAAACGAAGAAGCCATTGTGGCTGAAATTGTGGAAAAACTGCCAAACGTCGTTTCTATTATGCTAAATGTAAATACGAAGAAAACGAATGTTGTAATGGCTGGACACGAACAATTTTTATATGGTACGGACCGTTATGAAGACAAGATGTTTGATTTTACTTTTGAAATTTCAAGTAAATCATTCTTCCAAATCAATACACCACAAGCTGAGAAATTATACCAATTAGCTATCGATGCAGCAGACTTATCTGGTGACGAAACAGTAATTGATGCTTATAGTGGTATTGGTACAATTACAATGGCCTTAGCGCAAAAAGCGAAGAAAGTATATGGCGTTGAAATTGTGTCTGAATCAGTTAAAATGGCGAAAAATAATGCAGCTAGAAACTTCATTTCAAACGTTCATTTTGAAACAGGCCAAGCTGAAACAGTGATGGGTGAATGGGTCAAAGCGGGCGTTCAACCGGACGTAGTTGTTGTAGACCCACCACGTAAAGGGTTAGAGGATAGCTTCATCCAATCAACCATCGAAGCGGATCCAGAAAAAATTGTTTACGTATCATGTAATCCAACAACTATGGCACGAGACATCGCTAAATTTGTTGAAGCGGGTTATGACTTTGATGCAGTTCAACCATTAGATATGTTCCCACAAACTTGGCATGTTGAGACAGTGACACTACTTGAGAAGAAACGTTAG
- a CDS encoding lactate oxidase, with protein MSNETNYNAPKEIKPIKVINTYELQDEAEKIVPKGGFDYMAGGSGDEFTLRRNTAAFNKKGILPRVLSDVEFPETKTSIFGIDINAPFIMAPIAAHGLAHETKEAGTAKGVSDFGTIMSISAYSGATFEEIEKGLDGSPRWFQICMSKDDELNKNILDEAKADGATAIILTADSTLSGNRDRDDHNQFVYPFGMPIVSRYLTGDGKNMSLNNIYSQSKQKISPRDVRFIAEYSGLPVFVKGIQTPEDALKAIGAGAAGIWVSNHGGRQLDGAPASFDVLADISKAVAGRVPIVFDSGIRRGEHIFKAIASGADIVAVGRPVLFGLALGGSEGVKSVLDYFKKDLERVMQLAGAQTVADIKNTRLIDLD; from the coding sequence ATGTCAAACGAAACAAATTACAATGCACCAAAGGAAATCAAACCAATTAAGGTTATCAACACTTATGAGTTACAAGATGAAGCAGAAAAAATCGTTCCTAAAGGTGGTTTCGACTACATGGCTGGTGGTTCTGGTGACGAATTTACACTACGTCGTAACACTGCAGCCTTCAACAAAAAAGGTATTTTACCTCGCGTATTATCAGATGTTGAATTCCCTGAAACTAAAACTTCTATCTTTGGCATTGACATCAACGCGCCATTTATCATGGCACCGATTGCTGCACATGGTTTAGCGCATGAAACAAAAGAAGCTGGTACTGCAAAAGGGGTATCTGATTTCGGTACAATCATGTCAATCTCTGCTTACTCTGGTGCAACTTTTGAAGAAATTGAAAAAGGTTTAGATGGTAGCCCACGTTGGTTCCAAATCTGCATGTCTAAAGATGACGAATTAAACAAAAACATCTTGGACGAAGCAAAAGCTGATGGTGCAACTGCAATCATCTTAACTGCTGACTCTACTTTAAGTGGTAACCGTGACCGTGATGACCATAACCAATTCGTTTACCCATTCGGTATGCCAATCGTTTCACGTTATTTAACTGGTGACGGTAAAAATATGTCATTAAATAATATTTATTCACAATCTAAACAAAAAATCAGTCCACGCGATGTTCGATTTATCGCAGAATACTCTGGTTTACCAGTATTCGTTAAAGGGATCCAAACACCTGAAGATGCATTGAAAGCAATTGGTGCTGGTGCTGCTGGTATCTGGGTATCAAATCATGGTGGTCGTCAATTAGATGGTGCCCCTGCATCATTTGATGTCTTAGCTGATATTTCTAAAGCAGTTGCTGGTCGTGTGCCAATTGTCTTTGACTCTGGTATCCGCCGTGGGGAACATATCTTCAAAGCCATCGCATCTGGTGCTGATATCGTAGCCGTTGGTCGTCCAGTATTATTCGGTCTAGCTTTAGGTGGTTCTGAAGGTGTTAAATCTGTATTAGACTACTTCAAGAAAGATTTAGAACGTGTAATGCAATTAGCTGGTGCACAAACTGTAGCAGATATTAAAAATACTCGTTTAATCGACTTAGACTAG
- a CDS encoding LrgB family protein, which yields MFEAIINDSVFWVTLTIGVYLFAGILHKKWPIPLFTPLAFSIVVIIIFLLITGIPLETYENNGGNFFKLFITPATVALAVKLEKNFDYLKQYAKPIIVSIITGVVIHTIMIYIFAFIFNFGPDMVGTMIPKSITTAIAVGVADSLGGIISITTAVVIFTGVIGAVLGEKIFKLAKIDDPVAQGIAMGASAHAMGTTEAIKMGEIQGAMSGLSMVVTGITVVILSPLTVPITNLLFG from the coding sequence ATGTTTGAAGCAATTATTAACGATTCTGTATTTTGGGTAACCCTAACCATAGGTGTTTATTTATTTGCAGGTATCTTGCACAAGAAATGGCCAATCCCATTGTTTACCCCATTAGCATTTTCAATCGTTGTGATTATCATATTCTTATTAATCACCGGTATTCCATTAGAAACTTACGAAAATAACGGTGGTAATTTCTTCAAGTTATTCATTACACCGGCAACCGTTGCCTTAGCGGTGAAACTTGAGAAAAACTTTGACTACTTGAAACAATATGCTAAGCCAATCATCGTTTCAATCATCACTGGTGTTGTCATTCACACAATCATGATTTATATCTTTGCATTCATTTTCAACTTTGGACCAGATATGGTTGGTACCATGATTCCTAAATCAATTACGACTGCAATCGCAGTCGGTGTAGCCGATTCATTGGGTGGTATCATATCGATTACAACAGCAGTTGTTATCTTCACTGGTGTTATCGGTGCAGTGCTTGGTGAAAAAATCTTTAAGCTTGCCAAAATTGATGATCCTGTAGCGCAAGGTATTGCTATGGGTGCCTCAGCTCATGCAATGGGGACTACTGAAGCGATTAAAATGGGTGAAATTCAAGGTGCTATGTCCGGCCTATCAATGGTTGTGACTGGTATTACGGTTGTTATCTTGTCGCCTTTAACAGTACCTATTACAAATTTATTGTTCGGCTAA
- a CDS encoding PLP-dependent aminotransferase family protein translates to MITVNFNEDQHLYLQIVDEVIRQIAQGHLKSGDQLPSRRALADHLKVSLNTVINAYDQLTDEGYIVPRERSGYFVDLLAIDMLPSEEIETKPLKHEHAKISEASQYTYDFHFANRDMTTLKPKQLLQYAPDALARSMVNCNLKEDLGALPLRLAIANYLRKYRGVMTSADNIIITGGHKASLQTLFALLDDSIYALEDPGYYKNLDVFTDYQQKTIRIPIDKYGFSVKDLETTSANIVITTPNHQFPTGIIMGMRRRQRLLKWAYQAENRYIIENDYYNEFRLKGRPVPALTSLDDQERVILLGAFRQSMGSIFKMSYLVLPDQLMNKFHQAKLKISDISSFEQYLMTDFLNSAHFPKYINNLRTNYRRKEKAVLAALNQSQLPLTIKEAGAGLFFIINIEGEIPPADVIQARLAENKIRLQPVNHYAKLNNQFDQSYILGYAGLALDEIDHAIQALVTIFK, encoded by the coding sequence ATGATTACGGTGAACTTTAACGAAGACCAACACCTCTACTTACAAATAGTTGATGAAGTCATCCGGCAAATTGCCCAAGGACATTTAAAAAGTGGTGATCAACTACCCTCACGGCGGGCCTTGGCAGATCATTTAAAAGTCAGTCTTAATACGGTCATTAACGCTTATGACCAACTGACTGATGAAGGCTATATAGTGCCGAGGGAAAGATCTGGCTATTTTGTGGATTTACTTGCAATTGATATGTTGCCCTCTGAGGAAATTGAGACAAAGCCACTAAAACATGAGCATGCTAAAATAAGTGAAGCCAGCCAATATACTTATGATTTTCACTTTGCCAACCGTGATATGACTACTTTAAAACCCAAACAATTATTGCAGTATGCACCCGACGCTCTAGCAAGAAGCATGGTTAATTGTAATTTAAAAGAAGACTTGGGTGCGCTCCCTTTACGCTTGGCTATTGCTAATTATTTACGTAAATACCGTGGAGTGATGACTTCAGCTGACAATATCATCATTACAGGCGGTCACAAGGCTAGCTTACAGACGCTATTTGCCTTATTAGACGATTCAATCTATGCCTTAGAAGATCCTGGCTATTATAAAAATTTAGATGTCTTTACAGACTATCAGCAAAAGACGATTCGAATTCCGATTGATAAATATGGTTTCTCAGTTAAAGATTTGGAGACTACCTCAGCTAACATCGTGATTACTACTCCTAACCATCAGTTTCCCACCGGCATTATCATGGGGATGCGTCGACGTCAGCGTTTATTAAAATGGGCCTATCAGGCAGAAAATCGTTATATTATTGAAAATGACTACTATAATGAGTTCCGTCTTAAGGGCCGTCCTGTTCCTGCTTTGACTAGTCTGGACGACCAAGAGCGAGTCATTTTATTAGGGGCCTTTCGTCAAAGTATGGGGTCAATTTTTAAGATGTCTTATTTAGTTTTACCCGATCAATTAATGAATAAATTCCATCAAGCTAAATTAAAAATCAGTGATATTTCCAGCTTTGAGCAATACTTAATGACTGATTTTCTCAATTCTGCCCATTTCCCTAAATATATTAATAACCTGCGGACTAATTACCGTCGTAAGGAAAAAGCGGTTCTAGCAGCGCTTAACCAAAGCCAACTCCCCCTAACCATTAAGGAAGCAGGGGCTGGACTTTTCTTTATTATTAACATTGAGGGTGAGATTCCACCGGCTGACGTGATTCAAGCTAGGCTAGCTGAAAATAAGATCCGCTTGCAACCGGTCAACCACTACGCTAAATTAAACAACCAGTTCGACCAAAGTTACATTTTAGGTTATGCTGGGCTAGCGCTTGATGAAATTGATCATGCTATTCAAGCTTTAGTCACTATTTTTAAATAA
- a CDS encoding CidA/LrgA family protein, producing MKIIKQLFWIFLFSLLGTIVSVLISPFMAIPGSVVGMILMFIALHTKLLKVEQVDDVATWITASMAILFVPSGVGIMANFDVLADRWWQIIIIMAITTIITMIFVGRSVQGIKRRDDAKKLDKEITEG from the coding sequence TTGAAAATCATTAAACAATTGTTTTGGATTTTCCTATTCTCATTGTTAGGAACAATCGTGTCTGTACTCATTTCACCTTTCATGGCAATTCCTGGTAGTGTAGTTGGGATGATTCTGATGTTTATCGCCTTGCATACTAAATTGCTGAAGGTTGAACAAGTAGATGATGTAGCTACTTGGATCACCGCTAGTATGGCGATTTTATTTGTCCCTTCCGGTGTTGGTATTATGGCCAACTTCGATGTCTTAGCTGACAGATGGTGGCAAATAATCATCATTATGGCTATCACAACAATCATTACGATGATTTTTGTAGGTCGTAGTGTTCAAGGTATTAAGCGTCGTGATGATGCTAAAAAATTAGATAAAGAAATTACGGAGGGTTAG
- a CDS encoding DNA repair protein RadC: MGNGASIVSNDSKHPLVFFDNGLPDVSISNSLRILGFTYKEFFTNSLNNIQVNEIKEKLKYLLTYGSVVAGPIDMGYLTYNPNSINLSGVDHFVSIYDVDEEFVYLHDPAGYPCMKIVFKEFIEAWKANLIDYKRGSFSMWGKFKKVKTPNSEKIFHEVSLIMKKRYQKGENNVIEKFAHAVRDNRLNQEQKQILQFFSFRLASARNLYISKFLKSHDSNKSKIKEQLAELFGQAHLSTLKEDYFNLAHTLEEIAQLDEEFKALCLQIEGED, from the coding sequence ATGGGCAATGGTGCGAGTATCGTTAGCAACGATTCTAAACACCCTCTGGTATTCTTTGATAATGGATTGCCAGATGTGTCAATAAGTAATAGTTTAAGAATCTTGGGTTTTACTTACAAGGAGTTTTTCACAAATAGCCTGAATAATATCCAGGTGAATGAAATAAAGGAAAAACTAAAATACCTTTTAACTTATGGATCAGTTGTTGCTGGCCCAATAGATATGGGATATTTAACGTATAACCCTAACTCAATTAATCTAAGTGGTGTTGACCATTTTGTATCAATTTATGATGTGGACGAAGAGTTCGTTTATTTACATGATCCTGCCGGTTATCCATGTATGAAAATAGTATTCAAAGAATTTATTGAAGCTTGGAAAGCTAATTTGATAGATTACAAACGCGGTTCGTTTTCAATGTGGGGTAAGTTCAAAAAAGTTAAAACTCCCAACTCTGAAAAAATATTTCATGAAGTATCCTTAATAATGAAAAAGCGATACCAAAAAGGTGAAAACAATGTTATAGAAAAATTCGCCCATGCAGTAAGAGATAATCGACTGAATCAAGAACAAAAACAAATTCTTCAGTTTTTTAGTTTTCGATTGGCTTCTGCCAGAAATTTGTATATAAGTAAGTTCTTGAAAAGTCATGATTCAAATAAATCAAAAATTAAAGAACAATTGGCTGAATTATTTGGACAAGCACACTTATCTACACTTAAAGAAGATTATTTTAATTTAGCACATACACTTGAAGAAATTGCTCAACTTGATGAAGAATTTAAGGCATTATGTTTACAAATTGAAGGAGAAGATTAG
- a CDS encoding LysR family transcriptional regulator — protein MNIQDLMYFNDLAKTLNFTETAQNFYVSQPTITLALKRLESEFNTNLFERQRFSKSMTITETGLLLLAFSTHTTHQLEITKKKIMDANNQVVSFGFLPTIGGYLWPYFIPHLKSSTRNIDFHEEESSDIMLDLVASGEVPIAIFGHPKPRINQENIVQIPLIKQAFTLWAKPNHPLAKKKRVSVADLKGETFLSLSKGYTHERIFNHWLMKNDLVEDINILYTQEIRTALSIASTSDMLAFMAPILIDGHGDLVEIPIENPPYFYISLAYNGAEKFGRYQQDFNEEMVNIAENLHEEFSNIKDFPIKNK, from the coding sequence ATGAATATTCAAGATTTGATGTATTTTAATGATTTAGCAAAGACACTCAATTTTACAGAAACAGCCCAAAATTTTTATGTATCGCAACCAACCATCACGCTCGCCTTGAAACGCTTGGAAAGTGAATTCAATACCAATTTATTTGAACGCCAGCGGTTTAGTAAATCCATGACCATCACTGAAACAGGCCTATTGCTTCTCGCTTTTTCTACCCATACTACTCACCAGTTGGAGATTACAAAAAAGAAAATTATGGATGCCAACAATCAAGTCGTATCATTCGGTTTTCTGCCGACGATAGGCGGGTATTTGTGGCCGTATTTTATACCTCATTTAAAAAGTTCAACTAGAAATATTGACTTCCATGAAGAGGAGAGTTCAGACATTATGCTGGATTTAGTAGCATCAGGGGAAGTGCCTATCGCAATTTTCGGTCATCCTAAGCCAAGAATTAACCAGGAAAATATTGTGCAAATCCCATTAATCAAACAAGCATTTACTTTGTGGGCAAAACCTAACCACCCTTTAGCTAAGAAAAAGCGAGTAAGTGTAGCTGACTTGAAAGGGGAAACCTTCCTATCCTTATCCAAAGGTTATACACATGAGCGAATTTTTAACCATTGGCTAATGAAAAATGACCTGGTTGAGGACATTAATATCCTATATACTCAAGAAATCAGAACGGCCTTATCGATTGCAAGTACCTCAGATATGCTAGCTTTTATGGCGCCGATCTTAATTGATGGCCATGGTGATTTAGTAGAAATTCCGATTGAAAATCCACCATATTTTTACATTTCCTTAGCCTACAACGGGGCAGAAAAATTCGGTCGCTACCAACAGGATTTTAACGAAGAGATGGTCAATATCGCAGAAAACCTACACGAAGAATTCAGTAATATAAAGGATTTTCCTATTAAGAATAAGTAA
- a CDS encoding GIY-YIG nuclease family protein has product MEKFSDKVLSYLNKNKDKEFYIYCLVDTSSDEEEIFYIGKGKGNRVFNHEKAAFNKKLELLLESEDKTEDLKINKIRAIKAEGFTINKVILNYWLSEREAFASENTLINLFNIFSPRNLTNKVNGHGQWCEYR; this is encoded by the coding sequence ATGGAAAAATTTTCAGATAAAGTTTTATCATATTTAAATAAAAACAAAGATAAAGAGTTCTACATCTATTGTTTAGTCGATACTAGTAGCGATGAGGAAGAGATATTCTACATCGGTAAAGGGAAGGGAAATCGTGTCTTTAATCATGAGAAAGCTGCCTTTAATAAAAAATTAGAACTGCTATTAGAAAGTGAAGATAAAACTGAAGACTTAAAAATTAACAAAATCAGAGCTATTAAGGCAGAAGGATTTACGATTAACAAAGTAATTTTAAATTACTGGTTATCAGAACGAGAAGCGTTCGCGAGCGAAAACACTTTAATAAATTTATTTAACATTTTTTCGCCTCGAAACCTAACAAATAAAGTAAATGGTCATGGGCAATGGTGCGAGTATCGTTAG
- a CDS encoding NAD(P)/FAD-dependent oxidoreductase encodes MQYSYKYIILGGGMAGANAAMEIRKYDREGTLLIVTQETDKPYYRPPLSKEFWTEPDYPKETIYYNISDDESIDFLTGTTVKQINADQQTIEIDSGEIYQYEKLLYALGGAPKWIDGLESERVLALRNLEDYRNLRKLAKPGSKVIIVGGGWVGAELAAGLKLNDMDVTLVFPNEVLNEKRLPRMLAKEFQQRFVDIGVSLINNTYANSYSVEDNQVSLTLENGAVLKADILVLGIGLNPNVELAEAAGLDVGNGVIANQFLQTSNKHIYAAGDVLNYPDVIIGRNRFEHEEQAEYSGKVAGRNMTGAEEVYNHGAPLSYTDVLDISIEGVGEMSRNRDDAIIEEVAGGYIVYYLFKGKPSGILTYNVKVDMDKAREILVNPPKTLDELTGILKPI; translated from the coding sequence ATGCAATATTCATATAAATATATAATATTAGGTGGCGGGATGGCTGGGGCCAATGCCGCAATGGAAATTCGTAAATATGACCGTGAAGGGACATTGTTGATAGTCACACAAGAAACTGACAAACCCTACTATCGTCCTCCATTAAGTAAAGAATTTTGGACAGAGCCAGACTATCCAAAAGAAACGATATATTATAACATTTCGGATGATGAATCGATTGATTTCTTAACTGGGACAACTGTTAAGCAAATTAATGCCGATCAACAAACGATTGAGATTGATAGTGGAGAAATCTATCAATACGAAAAATTGCTTTATGCACTGGGTGGCGCTCCAAAGTGGATTGATGGGCTGGAAAGTGAGCGTGTCCTAGCTTTAAGAAACTTAGAAGATTACCGAAACCTCCGAAAATTAGCCAAACCTGGGAGCAAAGTCATTATCGTTGGAGGAGGCTGGGTTGGAGCAGAACTTGCAGCAGGTCTAAAGCTGAATGATATGGATGTGACGCTTGTTTTTCCTAATGAAGTATTAAATGAAAAACGACTACCACGAATGCTTGCTAAAGAATTTCAACAGCGCTTTGTAGATATCGGCGTTTCTTTGATAAACAATACTTATGCTAATAGTTACAGTGTAGAGGACAATCAAGTGAGTCTTACATTAGAGAACGGCGCTGTATTGAAAGCGGATATTCTTGTTTTAGGAATTGGATTAAATCCAAATGTTGAATTAGCAGAAGCAGCTGGTTTAGACGTGGGTAATGGCGTCATTGCTAATCAATTTTTGCAAACTTCCAACAAACATATCTATGCAGCAGGAGATGTGTTGAATTATCCAGATGTGATCATAGGACGTAATCGATTTGAACATGAAGAGCAAGCGGAGTATTCTGGGAAAGTAGCGGGACGGAACATGACGGGCGCTGAAGAAGTTTATAATCATGGTGCGCCACTCTCTTATACGGATGTCTTAGATATTTCTATTGAAGGTGTCGGTGAAATGAGTCGAAACCGTGATGATGCGATTATTGAAGAAGTTGCCGGAGGTTATATTGTATATTATCTTTTTAAAGGCAAACCATCTGGAATTTTAACATATAATGTGAAAGTTGATATGGATAAGGCCCGTGAAATTCTGGTTAACCCACCGAAAACATTAGATGAGCTAACAGGGATTTTGAAGCCTATTTAA
- a CDS encoding AraC family transcriptional regulator produces the protein MDTLSNMNNALTYIEEHLTEEIDYSEVSKISYCSEYHFKRMFSFLAGIGLSEYIRRRRLSLAAIDLKDTNLRIIDVAVKYGYNSADSFSRAFHSLHGILPSEARSEKTQLKAYPRMTFQLSIKGGCEMNYRIVEKESFKLVGFKKRVPIIFEGVNQEIAQMTEFLTPEVIKQLKAISNVEPMGIISASTNFSEGRMEEKGELDHYIGVATSGDEIAEFDVLKIDACTWAVFESIGPFPETLQNVWGRIYSEWFPSSSYELVEGPEILWNESPDTGNPKYRSEIWIPVKKKDY, from the coding sequence TTGGATACGTTAAGCAATATGAATAATGCATTGACATATATTGAAGAGCACTTAACAGAAGAAATTGACTATAGTGAAGTATCTAAAATTTCTTACTGTTCAGAGTATCATTTTAAGCGGATGTTTTCATTTTTAGCTGGCATAGGTTTATCAGAATATATTCGGAGAAGAAGACTGTCGTTGGCTGCAATTGATTTGAAAGATACAAATTTGAGAATAATTGATGTAGCCGTCAAATATGGCTATAATTCGGCTGATTCATTTTCCCGTGCTTTTCATTCCCTGCATGGTATTCTTCCTTCAGAAGCAAGAAGTGAGAAAACGCAGTTAAAAGCCTATCCACGAATGACCTTTCAATTATCAATTAAAGGAGGATGCGAGATGAATTATCGTATTGTTGAGAAAGAGTCGTTTAAGTTAGTAGGATTTAAGAAGAGAGTCCCAATTATTTTTGAAGGTGTCAATCAAGAGATTGCACAAATGACCGAATTTTTAACACCGGAGGTTATTAAACAATTAAAAGCAATCTCAAATGTAGAACCAATGGGTATTATTAGTGCTTCCACTAATTTTTCAGAAGGAAGAATGGAAGAAAAGGGCGAGTTGGATCATTACATCGGGGTAGCAACTTCAGGTGATGAAATAGCAGAATTTGATGTATTAAAAATTGATGCTTGTACCTGGGCAGTATTTGAATCGATTGGACCATTCCCAGAGACACTTCAAAATGTATGGGGTAGAATATACTCAGAGTGGTTTCCGTCTTCAAGTTATGAGTTAGTTGAAGGCCCAGAAATTTTGTGGAACGAGAGTCCAGACACTGGAAATCCAAAGTATCGAAGCGAAATCTGGATTCCGGTAAAGAAAAAGGACTATTAA